ATGAAGAAATACTCAGAATGTGTCAATTGATGTTTTTTCATAATTCTATGTTGTTGCAATTTCTTAATACTAATATTCGATACTAAATAAACACCTAAACCAAGAGCAGAACTAAGGAAAAAGCCTGAGCCAAATGAAAAAAAGAAGATGAACCAGGATGATACCATAATAGGTATATTTAAAAAGTGTCGAAAGAACGAATGAGCTACTTCACTCATAATTGGTTACCTCCTTTTATCTACAATTTATAATACGAATGATAAGGAAGAAGGTTTCATTTTGCTAGAAAAAGAAGTACTTATACAATGTCTGTTTTCAATGTCGTATACCCAATTATATCCTCAAAAAATTCAATTTCAAATGAGTTTTTTTTCGTAACTGGAGATACACCTTTTAGAATATAATTTAAAAATTCTTCCAAGCTTTTCGTATTGCCTTCAATGTCTATAATTATTTCTTTCTCTTCATTTTGTTTACATATTCCTTTTAAACCAAGAGACTGTGCTTTTTGTTTCACAAGAAAACGGAAACTAACACCATTTACATCACCGTACGTATGAATATGTGCTCGTCTTTTCATGAGTATCTTCTCCTTTCCCTTGGCGCAAGAATTGTATTCTCTATAACTTAACCGATATTTGCTTGTTTTTCAATTTTATTTATTCGGTTAAGTCATTTAAGTAGACTTTCTAAATTATAGCAGTAATATATGAGTTAATAATTAATGTTAGAGGGGATAAAATGTATCAAATTATATACATGAAGGCAGACTTTGAACCGTGGTGGGCATTTGAAGGTTGGCAAGAGCATATAATTGAAAAA
The nucleotide sequence above comes from Psychrobacillus glaciei. Encoded proteins:
- a CDS encoding acylphosphatase, whose protein sequence is MKRRAHIHTYGDVNGVSFRFLVKQKAQSLGLKGICKQNEEKEIIIDIEGNTKSLEEFLNYILKGVSPVTKKNSFEIEFFEDIIGYTTLKTDIV